A window from Schistocerca gregaria isolate iqSchGreg1 chromosome 8, iqSchGreg1.2, whole genome shotgun sequence encodes these proteins:
- the LOC126284979 gene encoding F-box/LRR-repeat protein 3-like, with amino-acid sequence MRDSSSLCSKPKRCKTETSANADTTGSEPQKKTKTLSHCRLKHITHLKEVAQRSWENAPCDILLQVFRLLPVQDLGHVAAVCSHWYRVAQCPELWQSIEFVLSNPSRSLLPPTSPKLIEYILRRHAKHLKFAVFKTDSSVESAEMACQILSRLVNCSLKTLALISSARPVFLDMDQESFVSALTVVFDRSHSLRSLAIDNTPVDDPSLKALASSSSRTLQLLRMKSCPRVSPGGVLALADHCHCLRELSLSYSLLSDELLLALSSEKHVSLEYLHVDVYANGDGDSEGQLPRCISPHCWQALVRHSPAVNLVMYFFRVPAGCLEALFASYVPATNLYFGDGVPRQALAAVAGHCPRLRELVVGGGEPLTECELPRLAAGCPRLVSLGLAECEVSCRAFVEFVRVCGPRLRELYVTEECLVEDADFDLARTCEVVSQLLGREWTPEFMPMW; translated from the exons ATGAGAG ATTCATCCTCATTGTGTAGCAAACCAAAACGATGTAAGACTGAGACATCTGCCAATGCTGATACGACTGGAAGTGAACCACAAAAGAAGACTAAAACTCTCTCACATTGTAGACTGAAACATATTACCCATTTAAAGGAG GTTGCACAAAGATCGTGGGAAAATGCCCCCTGCGATATACTCCTCCAGGTGTTTCGGCTGCTACCAGTCCAAGATCTAGGCCATGTGGCGGCAGTATGTTCACACTGGTACAGAGTGGCACAGTGTCCAGAGCTGTGGCAGAGCATTGAGTTTGTTCTCAGCAATCCATCACg GTCACTCCTGCCACCCACGTCACCTAAGTTAATCGAGTACATTCTGAGGAGGCATGCTAAACATCTCAAATTTGCTGTTTTTAAGACTGATAGCTCAGTAGAATCTGCTGAAATGGCATGCCAGATTTTATCTAGG CTGGTAAACTGTTCTTTGAAGACACTAGCATTGATTAGCAGTGCACGGCCTGTGTTTTTGGATATGGACCAAGAATCATTTGTCTCTGCACTGACGGTGGTATTTGATCGGTCTCATTCCCTTCGGTCATTAGCTATAGATAACACACCCGTCGATGATCCGTCCTTGAAGGCGCTCGCTTCCAGCAGTTCACGTACACTGCAGCTACTGAGGATGAAGAGCTGTCCTCGTGTTTCTCCAGGTG GTGTTCTCGCGTTAGCGGACCACTGCCACTGCCTGCGGGAACTCTCGCTCAGTTACTCGTTACTGAGCGACGAACTGCTGCTGGCACTCTCGTCCGAGAAGCACGTGAGCTTGGAGTATCTGCACGTTGATGTCTATGCGAATGGAGATGGGGACAGTGAGGGACAGCTGCCACGATGCATTTCCCCACATTGTTGGCAAGCACTG GTTCGTCACTCACCAGCAGTGAACCTCGTGATGTATTTTTTCCGTGTTCCGGCTGGCTGCTTGGAGGCATTATTTGCATCGTACGTACCTGCAACAAATCTGTACTTTGGAGATGGTGTACCTCGCCAAGCTCTTGCTGCAGTTGCGGGTCACTGCCCCCGCCTCCGTGAGCTCGTCGTCGGAGGGGGTGAGCCACTGACAGAATGCGAGCTCCCACGGCTGGCAGCTGGGTGTCCCAGGCTCGTTTCATTAGGACTGGCCGAATGTGAAGTTTCTTGCCGTGCTTTTGTGGAGTTTGTTCGTGTCTGTGGACCACGCCTGCGTGAATTATATGTCACGGAGGAGTGTTTAGTTGAAGATGCAGACTTCGATTTAGCGCGTACCTGTGAAGTTGTGTCTCAGCTTCTTGGACGAGAATGGACTCCAGAATTTATGCCGATGTGGTGA